From the Oncorhynchus keta strain PuntledgeMale-10-30-2019 chromosome 13, Oket_V2, whole genome shotgun sequence genome, the window tacctgaaacgtttgacccaagttaaacacttTAAATGTAATGCTATCAAATACTTGTTGAGTGTAtttaaaattctgacccactgggaatgtgatttaagaaataaagctgaaataaatcattctctctactattattctgacatttcacattctaggattaaatgtcaggaattgtggaaaaactaattgtaaatgtatttggctaggtTGTGGaaaaaaatgagtttaaatgtcaggaattgtgaaaaaactaagtttaaatgtatttggctaaggtgtatgtaaacttctgacttcaactgtagtttcagGTAGGGACACCTCAACAAGCAACAGCTGATGTCTTCATCCCCTCACTATTGTGCATTCTTCTGTCTCTTCCCATTGCACGCATAAAAGAAACACAGACTGGACAAGTAGatgcgcaatggattatggtcattgtagttagtTTCGCACATAAACTGTGATAATTATGTTGAATATTGGCCTGTTTGAAAcaacaactccctactacatcgtcACAGTTCCGGCTGGATCTAATTTATCTCTAGAGAATTTGCAATGTgtgcattgagctcacagaaaaaaaacataaaaaattGAATTCAAATCATTTAAATTATGTCGGTCAATTACTTGTTTAAATTAAttgttctcctctttcctctccactcctGCAGCATTTAACGTGACCATCCGTAGTGACCGGCGTGGGACATGTAAGGGAACCCATGTTGTGTATGCCTGTGTTGGATACTGTGAGTCCAGTGCCTTTCCCTCACGCTACTCTGTCCTGGTGGCATCTAACTTCACTCACAACATCACCTCAGCGTCAAGATGTTGCACCATCAGCAAGGATGCAAAGGTAGAGTATGgagacacacacaacattatctcAGCCTTGAAATACTGCACTATCAGCAAAGACGCAAAGGTAgagtatagacacacacacacacacacacacacacacacacacacacacacacacacacacacacacacacacacacacacacacacatgtagggTAAGGGTATGTCATCCTGATTACCTATTTGGTTGGAACATTGTCACTTGACATGTCTGAAAATGTAAAACATGTGATATAAAATATTTCAATTGTATTAATTTTCCTAAGATCAAAGTTCGTCTGGACTGCCCTCGTGCTCGTCATCACAACGACATTGAGATCCTGACGGCGCGGGCCTGTCACTGCGACATGTGTCGCAAGTCACACTACTGAGATGCCACTGTCGCCGCGGGAACATGCACAAACTGTATCATGAGGACTGGGATAAGAAGGAGTCCTAAGGAGAGCAATCTGTCAatcaaatgtactgtatatgagagagagaggtttgtgCATGCCTAGAATGGAATGGTGGAGCAGGGAAAAAAGACTTGAGAAACACTTTTTATAACGTTGCTTTATTTAAGAATGGTTGGTTTAAGACAGAAGAAGACCGTTTGTGACCCTGTATGAGTTAATACCCTATTTCCTttgtagagcactacttttgaccagggtcaatagcgctctggtcagaagtactgcactataaagggaatagggtgccatttgggatgcattcgtAGGCACTGGCAGCCAGTCAAACGACTATAGATAATACAATAATTAACTCTACATAGATCTGCTATAAAGCccctaccacagaactagaatgagtaGAACTAGAATCCAACTTTCAAAtcaatgggtggactggcagccaATTTGAGTGTTTACCAATCAAGTTGCCATGGTCAGAAGTTCCAATTCTGTTCTATTAATTCTATGGCCACTACACAGCCAGACATTAAGAGACAAAATAATGTACATGAaactttatttattttaatgAGCTTGAACAACTGATGTTTTGTAAATAAGTGACAAGAAAGAATGTTGGAAGTGTTGAGGAAATAAACATTTAAAAGATGACAACATATTTTTAAAGAAGTTTCCTGTGTGATAACACTACAGTGGTGTACATACAGCAATATGAAACCCTCTtggtcttacacacacacacacacacacacacacacacacacacacacacacacacacacacacacacacacacacacacacacacacacacacacacacacacacacacacacacacacacacacacacacacacacacacacacacctctcatctcctcaatcgctctctctcacacaaacacacatcctgGTCCCCCTCCCCCGACACACAATCCCTGCTCCCCGCCACCCCAACCAATACACATAGTCCTTTCcctcagtgtcctgtgtgaagcAGAGAGTAGTGGCACTGCTGGGTGAGAGGATGGGGTAGAGGGGTGAGACCTttatttcacacacacatacactccccaCACAGCTCTAGGTGTAAAGGGGGAGACGTGAAGCTGGCAGCCTGGAAGGTGGGCCATCAGATAGCGGGTACGCCCGTAGGAACACACATGGTGGTGCCGCTGGATGTAGAGGGGCTCCGGGAACGACTTCTATAGGGCAACAGAAACATAACAACCCTATTAACCCTGCCAATGATACATCACTGTTGTTTTATAAGGTGAGATATGTCAAGATGATATGATGAGATGGCAAGATGTAGGACGACTTATAGAGCAAGCGAGAATAAACACATACACAATCGGCGGCTTGGAGGCAGGCCAAGCGTGGAGGAGTTCTACAGCAGCTTAAAAAAGCCCTATCTTTGTTCAAGGAAGTATccaggtgtgtgcatgtgtttgctgTCCTGTTTACCTATCTCCCAGGTGTTGCAGCATGCCAATTCAAAATGCCaattagcaacaaaaaaaacagaattgggctgcctgtgtaaatgtagCCAGAGAGAGTTAGCGGGGCAACAAaatcctgagacagagacagagacagggagaggtgaATGGAGAGAGAAGTAATGATGAGAATGGTCTGATGGCTCAATACATTTTAAACTCATACATCAAATTTACATCTGGTCTACATCTGGTCCACAACATTTTTATAATCATTTATGGTAACTTTCACATAAGTTACTATCAGTTTAACTTTGCTTCATATAAGACAGGTGGTAAGTCAAACTATTGAAGTCTCTTCTGTTCTTACACTACAAACATATAGAATCTCCCCAAGCGTACGTCATGATTCCTGCATGGCCGATCAAGAGATCTCTGTGCTGAGCCTGAGAAACTAGACAGGTACAGTGATACGTTCTTGTCATGATAAAGGAAATAAAATGTCCATCAGTTATAGAacgtttttattttattcaaaTTGTAAGCTAAACTGATTTAGctaggttgctagattgaattgACCACCACGTGTTGACGTCATTTCCGGttacaacttgcagacttgttttcgagttgctgtgcgttttgttgccaacctattttgctacctgacaactttacagtttttactttttaattactgtttatatatttatttatttttctcaactttttcactccagacgctttatctggacacgattcgtcaggacctccaacagccgaagctaagtagtaacattaacatgatgccttctgaTTGCAGTCcctgtactcgccttacggcgaggatagctgtgctacaagcccagcttcagacgcaatcgttaggcaagggtcatATCAGTGTAGGAATGGATGAAACagcatctgtgccaccagtaagtacagatagtagtataaatcccctggcacagtccccgcagccgacaactttctcacggtttctggaaggaaatgctgtaggaacgctcaaccggtgtcgctcattcagccgacagaaactttcaaccggttttccccattaacttcttgcgtcgagccatcccggatccgggatcgtgaatacagcctcaagctcattaccataacgcaacgttaactattcatgaaaatcgcaaatgaaattaaataaatatgctagctctcaagcttagccttttgttaacaacactgtcatccagattttcaaaaatatgcttctcaaccatagcaaaactagcatttgtgtaacagcatttagcgttagcatagcatttagcgttagcattcagcaggcaacattttcacaaaaaccagaaaaccattcaaataaaatcatttacctttgaagaacttcggatgttttcaatgaggagactctcagttagatagcaaatgtttcgtttttcctgaaagattatttgtgcaggagaaatcggtccgttttctgcgtcatgtttggctaccaaaaaaaaacgaaaattcattcatccaaacgccaaactttcttccacattaactccataatatcgactgaaacatggtaaacgttgtttagaatcaaggtgttcaaggtgtttttcacatatctcttcatgatatatcattcctggaagtctcgtctctgtctcaatcacgtggatgaatgcgagcagcttggagattacgcaacaatttcaacaaaggacaccgggcggacccctggtaaatgtagtctcttatggccaatctttcaatgatatgcctacaaatacgtcacaatgctgcagacaacttggagaaacgatagaaagggcaggctaattcgtggcgctttcacagccatataaggagacaatgaaaaacagagcgtcaaaaatcctactaatttcctgtttgaagtttcatcttggtttcgcctgtagcatcagttctggggcactcacagataatat encodes:
- the LOC118392764 gene encoding glycoprotein hormone alpha-2, translated to MDDLTRKVQDLKNCLQFSQESPHETRKESGLKVREMITVKLNINHRKIEVERAHRIGKPTTSTAFNVTIRSDRRGTCKGTHVVYACVGYCESSAFPSRYSVLVASNFTHNITSASRCCTISKDAKIKVRLDCPRARHHNDIEILTARACHCDMCRKSHY